The genomic region GAACTGGTTCCATTGCTGGTTTTTTCAGTGAGGATAGCGTTACATTAGGTGATCTGGTTGTGAAGGATCAGGTTAGTGCACACTTGTATCTGTTTATTTGTATGGGACAGTGTTATTATGTATGTTATGGTCGCTAcatcggtgagggattggagaaggggatcggtgagggattggagagaggtatcgatgggcaggaacgtcggccgggggcctctgcccacggccgagcaagaaGAGTGTTTCTCTcttctaattcttgcctactttatttctcatccattgattgcATAAATAGGCCGACTGGCCGCCCctgtctagctagagatccttatctccttaaaactctcaacaaactaactgataaccttcctagataatctcaactaatctcctaaataatctcaactaatcttctaatcttatctctaactatccttatctaatccccttTGGAGGGTCCATGGTTGCTGCTGTCGCAGCCCCTctgtgggcctccttaggccttGACAATGTATATGTTATAATATGTGTTCCAAATTCATTTATTGTTTCTCTCTGGTTACATCAGTTCCACTTGGAAATAATTAATATCGTGTTGCTTTATTAGGAATTTATTGAAGCTACAAAGGAGCCAGGGCTTACCTTCATGGTTGCAAAATTTGATGGCATTCTTGGGCTAGGCTTTCAAGAAATCTCTGTTGGGAATGCAACACCAGTGTGGTAAGCTCGTGGACTTCAAAGTTCAGATTGTTTGCTCACACTTCTCTTTCAATTACAGTAAAAGCAATGATCATTTCTTTGCATCTATCTTTAGCTGCTGTAGATTCTTTCAGAAACCTAGGTATTTTTTTCTCGGACACTAAAGCTCAAGGTTGTAGTGGTTTAGTTGTTCATATCATAGCACATGGTATCTACATCAATGGCAGCATGCTACATATTTCCTGGCTATCATTGTGTAAAATGAAAGGTCATCTTTCTGCATTAGGAGTTCTTATTCCCAGTTTTTTTATGTTTAATTGCTTACATCTGTAAAGAGAGTTTTCTGGGGTATCTTATGTGTTGCCATGCTATGTAGTTAGATTGTAAATTGTGATGTCTCTAGCAAGAATAGTAAGATATGTGATTTTGGTATTGTAGAACTTTGTTACATATTGGTTTGTACTTTGGGATATGTAATTTACTTCGCACATCTGGTCCCTAAGAACAAACAAATTGCAGGTATAACATGGTGAAACAAGGTCTCATCAGCGACCCTGTTTTCTCTTTCTGGTTTAACCGACATGCTGATGAAGGAGAAGGTGGTGAAATTGTGTTTGGTGGAATGGATTCTAGCCACTACAAGGGTGATCACACGTTTGTCCCAGTCACTCGGAAGGGATACTGGCAGGTTGGTTTTTGTTTCTTGTATTCTCTAATAACTTTGTTTTTCGAATGTATATATCAGTTTAAAGTGTACAATTTGTTGATGCAGTTCAACATGGGTGATGTCCTGGTTGATGGAAAGTCCACTGGTACTGCAATGTTTCTATCTTTTGTTATTCTAATCTCATGTTAATGAGAAATATAACTAAATGTGGCATCTATCATTATCAGGGTTTTGTGCCGGTGGCTGTGCAGCCATCGCAGATTCTGGAACTTCCTTGCTTGCTGGCCCCACAGTAAGTTTTGAGCTCTGTGTTTTTTATCTGCATTTGAGATTGAAGCAGCTGCTTAGTTTTTGTGTCTATGGTGATATTTTACGTATATAATGAAACCTTTTTTGAATGACCTTTATCTTCGTTGAATGAAAAATGTAGTTGATGCTATCGTGTCTGCCTAAAAATGCCCCCTTGCTACTTCTATTACTGTATCATCATATCATGCCCTTGTGTTGACAAATCGATTGTCAGGTGCTTAATATCTCGATAGACAGTTTGGAAATTAGACCCAGTTAGATATACTGGGTTGCCTCCTGGACACTTTACCCTACTTTTGATATTTGCCTAGATGGTGAGTGGTGATCTGAACATATGATCATCACTCTCCTTTTTTCTGTATTTTGTGTTCAATCCTGTGGTGCTCACATAAAATATCTAGGTGGTGATCTGAGTCTGATTACCATTCCCTGCTTCTTTGCATTTTGTGTTGCACCCTGTGTTGCTCTGATGCTTACAAGTTAATATGTTCAATGCAGGCCATAATTACTGAAATCAATGAAAAGattggtgctgctggtgtagtcagcCAAGAGTGCAAGACTGTTGTTTCTCAATATGGACAGCAGATCCTAGATCTTTTGCTAGCTGAGGTTTGTATATTCCAAACTATGGATTTGCTTTTCTGATTGCtggtttgatcaatttctcttgaagctCTGCGGTAACTCAACTTGCTATTGGGTTATTTTGCAGACACAACCAGCGAAGATCTGTTCTCAGGTTGGTCTGTGCACTTTTGATGGCACCCATGGTGTCAGGTGAGTATTGTAAACAATGTCTGTAGTGTGACATAGCCTGCCATGAACTCATGATAACGATAATCATCTGGGCAATCCTGTCTTATATTATGGTGTCCCTGTACCTCATTTGTTCCTTTGCTATATGCTATGCAAACACAGCGCTGGAATTCGGAGCGTAGTGGATGATGAAGCTGGGAAATCAAATGGTGGTCTCAAGAGTGATCCAATGTGCAATGCTTGTGAGATGGCTGTGGTATGGATGCAGAACCAACTTGCCCAGAACAAGACACAGGAGCTCATCCTGAACTACATTAATCAGGCGAGCTTAACTGACCCAGAGCGCAAGGCGTTTCTGTACCATTTAGCATGCTGCTTTGCTTAACTATTTCACTATGACAGCTTTGCGAGCGTCTTCCGAGTCCGATGGGAGAATCAGCCGTGGACTGTGGCAGTCTTGCGTCCATGCCTGACATTGCGTTCACCATTGGAGGCAAGAAGTTCAAGCTGAAACCAGAGCAGGTGTGATCCCCTCTCCACTATCACACTCTTGGCCCTTGATCCTTATTAGCCCAACCACACCCCCACACGCCATATTTGTTGCAGTATCTGAACTTGATTCTCTCTTTGGTTATGCAGTACATTCTGAAGGTTGGTGAAGGACAGGCTGCCCAGTGCATCAGCGGATTCACAGCTATGGATATCCCACCACCCCGTGGCCCTCTCTGGTAAAACCGTGCACCGCTAAGCTCCTGGTCCTGGCTCGCACGAATCTTAAATCTTTGCGCATAACGTTTGGACTAATTGCAATTCCAGGATCTTGGGTGATGTTTTCATGGGAGTCTACCACACCGTCTTCGACTATGGCAAGCTGAGGGTTGGCTTCGCAGAGTCGGCCTAGGGATATGGTTTGGCAGCAACCCGTCCAGAGGCAAACGCGTAATTTGTGTGTTTATGCGACCGGCGATGTGTGTATATATGCTACTACATGTTTAGTGATGCTTTCCGAGACCTGAGACAACGCCCGTCTGTTTTAACGTGGCGCAAGAATAATTCTGGTTCTGGATGTATTCTCCGTACACAAAGGCGTGTCTGATGCAATGGTGACCATCTTGCGGTTGCGTGTTTGAAATAGCCTTTTCGCATTCGTGGGCATTTGCGGGTGCGGGTTCCGAAAAGATTTTTTTTTGTATTTGTGGGGTATGCGGGAGGCTTTATCTTGGTTTTATCTTTTGTTTAGTTTAAGCTACGTAGGATTTGTTTAGTTTTTAAACTCAGGCAACCTTGTCTCGTACTCCGCGTGCTCCCAGCGTCAGATTTTGGGCATTTAGTTGGGCTGGGCTAGCCTTTGAAGCAGACAACGTATCCGTAGACCATGCTGCGCGTGGCTCTAGAGATGTCAACGAGTGGTTGTAGTACGGGTGAATAAATACCTGTCTATGTTTATATTAAGTTATTCTGTATTTATAAAGATGGTATCTTATGTACATGTACATGTGTGTATATATAGAATACTATCTTTTCAAATCAGATCTAACGGTGCACGATATCAGGGGTTCTATTAAACGAACCAACCAAGGATGTAGGGttttttaaatatatatatatatatatatatatatattacataTGGTTTTAAAGGTCAAGATTCTACATGTGCACAAACTTTTTACATGCACTGAATATTATCCCCACTCATAATGCCTAACGCGTGGACTTTAAAATCCGCGCTTGCTGGATTAGGCACCTGTGTGATGATCAACAATTACAAATAACTAAACAAAAACAACACAAATAGCAAGGAAAACCCGTATATTAATTAGAAACATACCACATATAATTAGTATATGTGCAATATCAATTCACATTTCAAAGAAGTGAGGATGTGTAGATAAATTAATTTTTTTTTACTTGGTTGGCCCAAAATCATACGTGGACAAGGACTCAAAGCTAGTTATTCTGAGGTCTAATAAGCACTCACGGTTGAAAAATCACACCTAGGTCTAACCCATTATTTTACGGATCTGGTCAGGTATAGTCTCGTGGATAAAAATTTACGTTGATACCCACCATATTCGATGTGTGTAAAACTCATGGACAACCGCATCCGTAGGTGCTACTGCTAAGCCTACGTGGCTTGTTCAGTTGTGCATCTTGCTCAGTCAAAACCTAGAAGTATTTGGTCTTGATCCCTACTACCATTTCCTCGGATCAGTCGTTGACCTGACCGCCGCTGGTGCTCGGACGGGACGTACCCCTAATGCCAGTAACATAGACACAGTTATTAAAGGGGTCAGCCGAGAGGACCGCGCACAAGCACAACAGCTCAGTTTCTCCCGGGTCCCAGGTCCCAGCCTCTCTCACTCACTAGTCACATGACGCGCGACTGCATCGCATCACCATCACCTTGCATTACCATACCATCCCCTGGTTCTGGTCAACGGTCACCAGCACTGCCTGTGCCTATAAAGATGGACTCAGATCAGACCTCACCACATGTGCGCCCCACCGCGCCTTCTTATACGCAACGCACCTGGAACTCCCCTCCGTCCACACCCCGTCTCGCCTATCGTCGTTCCGTCATGGAGTCCTCCTGCCTGGGAAAGCGCAGGCTGAACGGCGCCGAGAGGGCGCCGCCCGCGTTCCTCCCGCTGGGGTACGAGTACGGCGACGCGGACGCGGTGGACCACATGCCCCATCGCTTGGAGACGGGCGAGATGGACTTCTTCaagagagagaagagggagagGAAAGCTGACGCCGCCGCCCCGGACGACCTCGGCATCAAGGAAGAAGACATCACCATCAACGTAATCCGTTCGATTTCGTTATTGCTCCCTCTAGCCTGTCGGATCGGCAGTTTTCCTACGTTTTCTTGACGCGCGCGGCCGGTTCGGCTCGGCTAAATTTCAGATGGGTCTGCACCACGTCGGCAGATGGAAGAACAGGAGCGAAGAGTCCGTCGACGAGGGCGTCTCCTCCAACGACGGGGATACGAGGGAGATGAAAACTGAGGTGAAGGAAAACAATATCACCAGCGGAGCCGTGATCCATGCATAATTTGCATAGTTTCTGCTACTTGACTGTAAATAGTCTCTTGTTTGTACTGAATAAAATATCATATCTATGTGATCAGCTGGCACTGACAAAATCCGAGCTTGGACGCCTGAACGAAGAGAACAAGCAGCTCAAGAACATTCTCACCAGGCTGACCAGCAGCAACTCCAACCCCCTCCAGATGCAGATGCAGGCCCTCACAACGATGCAACAGCTAAGGAACAATATCATCCATCGAGGTCTTCGCGGAGCTCCAAGCCATGAGGTAATTAAACCACATCCACGCCACCAACCAACAGATCGATATGATAATAATAACGCACGAGATCATCAAAAGGACgtcgatcacatcatgttcatgtcATCGCCAGCTGAACGTCGAtccggagaagaagaaggaccagGAGGGGAGCCGCGGCGGCGGCCACCTGCTCCCGCAGCAGTTCATCGGGCTCAGCACCCCCGCGTTGTCGTTCGACGACCCGCTGCGCTTCGTGGCCTCAGACGTGCAAGGCGGCGAGAGCTCAGCGTCCACCAGCAACGTGGAGCCGCCGCCGACGACGACGACCATGGAAATGATGCCGCTGCCCGCGTTCGAGCACGGCCACCACCAGCACCTCGCCCATGAGAGGGGTAGCAGTAGCAGCCCGGACGAGCCACCGTCACACCACCTGGCGGTGAATCAGGGTTGGCTCTCGAACAAGGTGGCCAAGTTCCTTCCCGTCAAGGGCCCCGAGCCCGCCACCATGCGGAAGGCCCGCGTCTCCGTCCGAGCCCGCTCCGAGGTACTCATGGTAGGCTGACAGTGCTCCGCTTCTGACTGTGGACTGCTACTGGCCTACTGAGCGAGCTGTTGCTGAAATGTTTGTTCTTCTCGATGGTACGCAGATCAGTGATGGGTGTCAATGGAGGAAATACGGGCAGAAGATGGCCAAGGGCAATCCGTGCCCCCGCTCGTACTACCGCTGCACCATGGCCGCCGGCTGCCCGGTCCGCAAGCAGGTTCGCTGCTCTGCTGAAGCTTGCGGTGGTCCGTGGACCAGTCTGAACATTTTTCTGGCACGTTCCTGACCATGCATGCGTTGTGTGTGGTGTCTGATTCTGATGGCAGGTCCAGAGATGCGCGGAGGACACGACGGTGGTGGTCACGACGTACGAGGGGAACCACAACCACCCGCTGCCGCCGGCGGCGATGCCGATGGcttcgacgacgacgacggcgtcgTCCATGCTGCTGTCCGGGTCGATGCCGAGCGCGGAGGGCAGCAGCCTGATGGCGGGGTCCAACTTCCTGGCGCGCGCCGTGCTGCCGTGCTCCTCCAGCGTCGCCACCATCTCGGCGTCGGCGCCGTTCCCCACCGTGGCGCTGGACCTCACGCAGCCGCTGCCGCCGCAGGCGCAGGCGCGGAGCACGACGGAGCCTTCCCAGCTCCAGGCCGCGCTCGCCGACGCCGCGGGCCGACCGACGCCGCAGCTGTTCGGGCAGAAGCTGTACGACCCTTCCTCCTCCAAGGCCCCCGCCGCCTCGCAGGGAGCGGACGCGGCGGGCGACACCGTCAGCGCGGCGGCCGTGATCGCGTCCGACCCCAACTTCCCTGCAGTGCTCGCGGCGGCGATCAAGTCGTACATAAGCGGGAACGGCAGCGGCGGTGGGAACAGTGGCACGAccgtgctgccgccgccgccggcggcgaGCAGCGCCGACGATAGCAGCAGAGATGACAAGGCCGGGGAGCAGGGGGGCTGAGGTGATCGTCCGTTTGCTTGATTGCTCGGTTTCAATTTCCTTCCGTCTGCGTAGTTGAGTTCCCACAAGACTCCAGTCTCCTCAGTTTCGAAGTAGGAGACGGAAATTTTGCTCTTTTCATTATTTTACTCTAACGATTTTGTTTTGGCTAGAATTTGTAGTTACAGAATCACGCAGTTCCGGTCGGTGTGCAACCAGTTTTATTGAATTCTTGGTAGTTGTCGAGAAAACTGAAATTGCTGGATCCAACTCTTCACCATGCTGGTCCGACTTGTACCTTTCTTGGTTCATGAACGTATGTTTGTCATTGGATATTCAAATGTAGACATAATTTAATCTAGAAAATAACAAATGATTTGTAACATGGTAGTGTGGTTGTATGACCTACTCGCATCTAATAGTTAAAACACAAGACTTTAATACGTTTTGCATTTAATATATACGAGCGTTTGaatttattttaaaaataaaattAATCTCTATCTCTACTGTAATAAAGTGTGAGAGTCTTTATGCTTCCATGCTGGTAGCAAAAAAAATGAAAAATAAAACTTCCCACGCTCAGCACCCAGCGGACAAAAAATGAAAAAAGGGCGTCAACAAGGAATCAAATCGCTGTCCTTTGAAAAGGAGACAAATATCTTCTACCACTGTACCATTTCACTATATGTCTATATGTGCTATAGATACTAGAAATTTTATATATctgtactacttattaaggctacaAGGGTAGCATGCCGTTCTGCCGTTATGTAATCTCAACCATCCGTTTTTACCATTATGCTTTTCAGCCGTTCGATCCCACCAGCCGTCCGATCCCGCGACCCACCCTCACGGCTGTACCCAATCGCTAACCTCCCCCGCAGTCCCCGACCCTCCGGGGCTCCGATCCGCccccgccgccgccaccccccTCCCCCGCCCCCGCCGCGTCCCACTCGTGCTaagtccgacgacgaggacgtcaACGAGGCCCGCATGACGATGGCCTTCGCGGCTCCAATCCACCTCTGTGTCGCCCTCGCACCCCGCGAACCCCGCCCGTGCCAAGCCCGAGGAGGACGAGGAGGGTAGCGACACCAAGGTGGAAGGGACGAGCAGCGCCCGCGGTTGCTATGAAATCGCCGAGCAGGGAGATAGTCGCCGCGGTGCGTAGTCCGGCTTGGACACGGCGGCGTGGAGTGCTGCGGGTCCATCTGCCGCGGATCTCCTCTCCCCATTACTGGGAGGTCCGCCATCCATGGAAGGTGCGCCATCTACTCCTCTGCCCGCCATCCATGGAATTCTTGTACCGCGCCGTGGATCCGCACAATGGAAGGTCGTCTGTACCGCCCGCTGCCCACCCCTACCGGAAATCCCATCCCGTCGCCCCACCCCACCGGCAGAGACAACGCGCGATGCACCTCCCCTCCAAAGCCGTCCACCTCCCCTCCCCCCTTGCACCGCACCGCGCACACACACACACCTGCACCAACGCCATTTCCGTGCCTGGATAGATCGTAGGTCTACGAGGTAGCATCGAATGGCTCTCCCGTAGGAAGGGTAGAGCCTCCATGTGGCGGCCTCCAGATCGCAACTCCGATTCTTCTTCCCACCCCGCGGTGAGACCCGCCCCAACCCCTTTCTTCTCCCTCTCTATCCATCCTCGACCCCTCTCTCGTAATTAGGAAGGACAGAGCTCAACCAAGGCGCTCCCCTCAGCAGGCACATCGACAGACCGAATTTTGGCGAAGAGAACGCTTGGAGCACCTCTATCCCCTCCACAATGGAGGCCAGGTACACGGCAACCGTGCTAGGGAACAACACTGATTTGATGTCGTTTTGGAGGTGAGGTGGGGGTGATTTCGAATGCTTCAAGGATTTCATGACTGGTTTGTGTTGATCTAATTCGTTCTTGGTCGTTTTCGTTTTCAAAGGATCTACGCCCTCGTGGCATGCTTGGTGGCCGGACTTGCCCTCACCTCTATCCCCTCTAGGCCTCCGTGATGGAGGCTGGGTACTCAGCGGCCATGGCATGCTTGGTGGCCGGATCCTGTAATGTTTATAGTGTTCCATTTTGTTGATCCAAGCCACCAATGGAGTAAAAGCTGGAGTATTTTTTCCAATTGGTTATACGTGTCAGTTTTCTTGTTTCTGTGCTGAGATACTGGTGAACCTGTAGGTGCCTGAGTCATTTTGGGGCATTCTAATCGTAGAGCTCTGTTGGGGTGAATCCAGTGATGTGAGTACCTTTTAAACTATCATGGTATGATTTATATTCTCTATTGACAACTCACATTTTTGTGCTATTTTGCTTGATGCTTGGAAGAATCTGTTGTTTGGTTTATCTATTGTATACATTCATGTGTTATTATTCTGCTAGATGCTTGGAAGAAGCCATCTATGGAATTGTTTGAAATGATTTGAGCATTTAATCCCTTATCTTTGAATAGATGACATAATTGGAGACTCTGTCCATATATCTATGCGATGTTCTGTATTTACTACAAGCACCATTATAGGACAACAATGTTCTTCCATAGTCCCTTGCATCGGTTGGGCTTTAATTTCAATAGTCTTGCATCGGTTGGTATTTAATAGTCTTGCATCGGTTGGGCTTTTTCTGAAGCGCTAATAGTGTTCTTCCATAGTCCCTTGTCCTTATGTCCTTTGTGGAAGGTCGAGGATATTTTAGGTTCAAACCATGTATTATTTGATTTCTGCTCCAATTAGGTGGCTACAACTTACCTGCATAGACAAAATATAAGTATGTGCAGTAATCTAGCTAGCAGAGTCGATCTTCCATACGCTATAGAGCATATAAATTACTAATAATTTGTCTAACAAAAACTGACCCAATCCTAGAAATAGGGATGGCAAACAGTAGGACTAGAATTCAGCTGCAAAATGCCAGGGACCATATAAGTCAGGTAATAACTATCATGAAAGTGAAGCTATAAGTTTCTAGCTTCACACTATATAGCTGACCAGTGCATTTTGCTTGTTTAGTTCACTAGCATATTCATCCATTGAGGTggttctttttttccttttccttttgagGAGCTGACTGCATGTCCGAGAAAGTATTTATTAGGATCGTTTTGCACTAGAAGGTTCAAATAACGTTTGGTTAAAAAATGACAGCTGTTATAAGATAGAGGCTATAaatctatactactatattaaggCTGACTGCTATGCATGACTTGCTGGGTCTATTCATTGTCTAATCATAAATATGCATTTCTAACAATGTTATTGTTTTTGTGGCTTTTCTCTGATTTCTTAGGTTTCAGAAAAACTGTTTCTCCAATGTCGGCAATGACATTGCTTAGCTTGTATGTTAGAGTTCATGTCACCATATTAGGTAGCCATCTCTACTTGGATTTTGCCCAGTGTACAAATGGTGCACAGTTACAAGTACATCTATGCTCCAGCCTCCTCATTCTATGCTCAAGCATTTTCGTATGAATGGATTTCAAGCACTCTAGATGTTTTGATAATTAAAATTATGTTAGAACACTGACTTAACTTGGATTCAAGCTGCTTCCTGACATGGAAATCTTAAGGAAGTGAGGTAAATTCTGCAGCTAATTTTTTTCCTTTTTAGTGCCTATACAAAACCATTTACCTTTACTGCATTATCTAAATAAGTTTGCCATGTTGATAATTGGATAGCCTATTTTTCTTTGCAGGTTTTGTTTATTCTTTCGGCTACCATGTAATTCAACCACAACTTCTGAAGAGGACAAGGTTTTCCCCTTTATGTTATTTTCACTAAAGTTTCTGTTTCACAAGATAGGCAGTTACTTCTGTCATAATAATCTGACATGCTAGCACTTATGAGTTGACAGTAAGAAATCTAAATATCTACTTACAACTCTGATATTTCTTTGCCTCATTCACGAATCAGAATATGCATCATTTATGAGCTCGAAGCATGATGTTTTTCTTAAGATACCTTATGCATCATATTTTCTTCTAGAGTATGGCAGAAGTGGAACAATTCTGAAATTTTATTTAATATatgaatctctactactctatatgttcttagtgtaggcgtccacacatgCCATGTTCTGCCCGCCGCGGGCACGTCGCGATTTCTCCACGCGCAGCCCCTGCAATCCGCCGCCTTTCCATTCGCGGCCGCAATCGTTTCCATCCGCGGCCGCAATCCGCCGCGCCAAATCTGCCGCCACACCCCTGCGCCCGCAACGCCCGCCCGCCGCGATTTCTCCACCCGCAGCCCCCGCAATCCACCGCCTTTCCATCCGCGGCCGCAATCCACCGCGCCAAATCCGCCGCCACACCCCTGCGCGCTCGCCCCTGCGCCAAATCCTCCTTGGACGCGCCCCGACGGCTGGCGCAACCCCTGCTCGTGCCACGGCTTGCGTAGAATGGAAGGTCCATGGCGCAACTCCTCCTTGATTGAGCGGAGAATGGAAGGTCACCGTACGACATTGGTCGAGAGGAGGAGGTTGAGGATGGATGCCCGTAATGCCACGCCCGCCCCTACGCCAATGGAAGGTCCGTTGCCAAATCCCACGGATGGAAGGTGGCGGATGGAGGTGGCGCGCACCTTCCATCCCCGCGGCGCGCACCTTCATCCTCCGCGACCGCCCGCGGATCTCCAAAACAGCATGGCGCGTGGATGGGGAGGAGGTGCGCGGATGGAAAGGACGCTCTCCTACCCATCTGGTCCGCGATCCTCGCTCACCTTCCATCGACGACGCCGCATCGACCTCGGCAACCTCTGGCCACCTACAAGAACAACCGGTGAGGCTTGCACCACACCGTGCTCTAACTACGTGGTTGAGTTGCTGCTCTAACCACTGCTCCCCACAACTCTCCCCATTGCTGCAGATTCAACCACTGCTCCCTACATCCGCGCCCTCAATAGGTGTGTTTTGTGTTTTTTAATTATCTTCAATTATATCTTCAATTATATATGTTTGATGACCCGTGGGGATTGAGCTTATATGGATTTGCTTGTTCAGTACTGTTCAATAGGTAATTTGACTTGGATCCCCCCTCATATGGATTAGCTAACTGTTCAGTACTGTAGCCGTTTTGTGTTTTAGATCTGGTTTAGCAAATCATGTTTGGAACACTGGTTTTACTTCCTGAAGTTTCAGAAATTTAGAACTACAGGACTGTAAATTATAACTCAAGTTCAGGAGCCTACAGCTATGGTTAAACTGGCTTGTTCCGTAGCCTCCTTGCCGGATCAGGCTTCACAATTCTAGATAGATAAATTGGTCCAAACCCTCCATCGTACTTGAGCTTACAAACTCTTTCTGAATTTTCTTAGATTTTCTTAAATCTGGTGGTCTACCGAGTGACTTATTAAGTTGTTTCCATGTCAAATCAGACGACAGTGACCTCCTGGTGGCGGTGGTGCTAGATTGCTGGGGCTGAAGAGGCGCCCTGTTGTCACAACAAGTCTTAGACGTGGTCTGCAGGTTAGTTCTCCTACATCCTCCGATTGTCTGATTGCAAACATGTGACTTATTTATTTGTTATCATGGGCATGGCAGATTAGATGATAGTGACCTCCCTTCCTTGCGACTCATGGTTTGCTGGAGCTGTAGGATTCTCCCGGCACAATGGAGGTGCTATCGTCTGATTTGGAGCAACAAGGAAATATAAAGTAGTAAAACAATTTCTTTACGAAAGATAAACTTTTCGGGGTCATTGAAAATTATGAGTCAAAACCTAGAGCAAAATCTTCAGAATGCCTTGCTTTTAGTAAGTGATTACCTATTTTGTTACAGAGCCGAAATCTACTTCTAGATGACCCTCAGATTTGACCGTGCAATATAAGTTTGATCGTGCAATATAAGTTTGTAACCCTCAGATGAAGTAACCGTAGTGACTGCTGGTAGTGTTGAGTAATGACCAATTAGTGCCTAAACAATTTTTACCATGCTGCATATGTAACCCAACTCGTCCAAATATACGAATGTTTCTCTCTTAATGTGGGATGCACATAAAACTTGTTTTCATATTTATGAGCTCAGTAAGCAAGTTCAGTTTTTTTACTGAGATACACTATTGTTCCACTGCAGGATGCAAGTTACCCTTCAG from Zea mays cultivar B73 chromosome 6, Zm-B73-REFERENCE-NAM-5.0, whole genome shotgun sequence harbors:
- the LOC100282399 gene encoding aspartic proteinase oryzasin-1 precursor (The RefSeq protein has 4 substitutions compared to this genomic sequence); the protein is MGTRGVALLLLAAVLLLQALLPASSEGLVRVALKKLPVDQNGRVAARLSAEERQRLLLRGSNALGSGGDDDSDVIALKNYMNAQYFGEIGVGSPQQKFTVIFDTGSSNLWVPSSKCYFSIACYFHSRYKSGQSSTYKKNGKPAAIRYGTGSIAGFFSEDSVTLGDLVVKDQEFIEATKEPGLTFMVAKFDGILGLGFQEISVGNATPVWYNMVKQGLISDPVFSFWFNRHADEGEGGEIVFGGMDSSHYKGDHTFVPVTRKGYWQFNMGDVLVDGKSTGFCAGGCAAIADSGTSLLAGPTAIITEINEKIGAAGVVSQECKTVVSQYGQQILDLLLAETQPTKICSQVGLCTFDGTHGVSAGIRSVVDDEAGKSNGGLKSDPMCNACEMAVVWMQNQLAQNKTQELILNYINQLCERLPSPMGESAVDCGSLASMPDIAFTIGGKKFKLKPEQYILKVGEGQAAQCISGFTAMDIPPPRGPLWILGDVFMGVYHTVFDYGKLRVGFAEST
- the LOC100282399 gene encoding aspartic proteinase oryzasin-1 isoform X1, which translates into the protein MGTRGVALLLLAAVLLLQALLLASSEGLVRVALKKLPVDQNGRVAARLSAEERQRLLLRGANALGSGGDDDSDVIALKNYMNAQYFGEIGVGSPQQKFTVIFDTGSSNLWVPSSKCYFSIACYFHSRYKSGQSSTYKKNGKPAAIRYGTGSIAGFFSEDSVTLGDLVVKDQEFIEATKEPGLTFMVAKFDGILGLGFQEISVGNATPVWYNMVKQGLISDPVFSFWFNRHADEGEGGEIVFGGMDSSHYKGDHTFVPVTRKGYWQFNMGDVLVDGKSTGFCAGGCAAIADSGTSLLAGPTAIITEINEKIGAAGVVSQECKTVVSQYGQQILDLLLAETQPAKICSQVGLCTFDGTHGVSAGIRSVVDDEAGKSNGGLKSDPMCNACEMAVVWMQNQLAQNKTQELILNYINQLCERLPSPMGESAVDCGSLASMPDIAFTIGGKKFKLKPEQYILKVGEGQAAQCISGFTAMDIPPPRGPLWILGDVFMGVYHTVFDYGKLRVGFAESA
- the LOC103630747 gene encoding WRKY transcription factor 42, which gives rise to MESSCLGKRRLNGAERAPPAFLPLGYEYGDADAVDHMPHRLETGEMDFFKREKRERKADAAAPDDLGIKEEDITINMGLHHVGRWKNRSEESVDEGVSSNDGDTREMKTELALTKSELGRLNEENKQLKNILTRLTSSNSNPLQMQMQALTTMQQLRNNIIHRGLRGAPSHELNVDPEKKKDQEGSRGGGHLLPQQFIGLSTPALSFDDPLRFVASDVQGGESSASTSNVEPPPTTTTMEMMPLPAFEHGHHQHLAHERGSSSSPDEPPSHHLAVNQGWLSNKVAKFLPVKGPEPATMRKARVSVRARSEVLMISDGCQWRKYGQKMAKGNPCPRSYYRCTMAAGCPVRKQVQRCAEDTTVVVTTYEGNHNHPLPPAAMPMASTTTTASSMLLSGSMPSAEGSSLMAGSNFLARAVLPCSSSVATISASAPFPTVALDLTQPLPPQAQARSTTEPSQLQAALADAAGRPTPQLFGQKLYDPSSSKAPAASQGADAAGDTVSAAAVIASDPNFPAVLAAAIKSYISGNGSGGGNSGTTVLPPPPAASSADDSSRDDKAGEQGG